A genomic stretch from Lysobacter soyae includes:
- the ispG gene encoding flavodoxin-dependent (E)-4-hydroxy-3-methylbut-2-enyl-diphosphate synthase — protein MNLESRDDSNESLGTGARKPTLPVQVGKIWVGGAHPVVVQSMTNTDTADIDSTVKQVAALWRAGSELVRVTVNNSESAKAIPKIVEKLAMMGIEVPIIGDFHYNGHTLLSEEPACAEMLAKYRINPGNVGFGKKKDTQFAQLIEFAIRYGKPVRIGANWGSLDQSLAARLMDENHLRAQPWDAGRVLREALILSAIDSAERAVELGLARDKIILSAKVSGVQELIAVYRDLSKRSDFALHLGLTEAGIGSKGIVASSAALAVLMQEGIGDTIRISLTPEPGAPRTQEVIVAQELLQTMGLRAFTPMVTACPGCGRTTSEFFQELAKVVQNHVRERMSEWKVSRPGAENMTLAVMGCIVNGPGESRHANIGISLPGTGESPAAPVFIDGEKKVTLRGENIAEEFIGIIDDYVETHYARIVEA, from the coding sequence ATGAACCTTGAATCTCGTGACGATTCCAACGAATCCCTCGGCACCGGCGCTCGCAAGCCGACGTTGCCCGTGCAAGTCGGCAAGATTTGGGTCGGTGGGGCGCACCCGGTCGTCGTGCAATCCATGACGAATACGGACACGGCGGACATCGATTCGACGGTCAAACAAGTGGCAGCACTTTGGCGTGCGGGTTCGGAACTCGTCCGTGTCACGGTGAACAATTCTGAGTCCGCCAAGGCCATTCCGAAGATTGTCGAGAAGTTGGCCATGATGGGCATCGAGGTGCCCATCATCGGTGACTTCCACTACAACGGTCACACGCTGTTGTCCGAAGAGCCCGCCTGTGCGGAAATGTTGGCGAAATACCGGATCAATCCGGGCAACGTGGGCTTCGGCAAGAAAAAAGACACGCAATTCGCTCAATTGATCGAGTTCGCCATCCGTTACGGCAAGCCGGTGCGTATTGGTGCCAACTGGGGCTCGCTGGATCAAAGCCTGGCCGCCCGGTTGATGGATGAAAACCACCTGCGTGCGCAACCGTGGGATGCGGGGCGCGTGCTTCGTGAAGCGCTGATTTTGTCGGCCATTGATTCTGCGGAGCGCGCCGTCGAATTGGGACTCGCGCGCGACAAGATCATCCTGAGCGCGAAAGTCAGCGGCGTTCAAGAATTGATCGCGGTCTACCGTGATCTGTCCAAACGTAGCGATTTCGCCCTGCATTTGGGCTTGACCGAGGCGGGAATCGGTAGCAAGGGCATTGTCGCCAGCAGTGCCGCCCTAGCCGTGCTGATGCAGGAAGGCATCGGCGATACCATCCGGATTTCCTTGACGCCGGAGCCCGGTGCGCCGCGTACCCAGGAAGTGATCGTGGCCCAGGAATTGCTGCAAACCATGGGTTTGCGTGCGTTTACGCCGATGGTCACCGCTTGCCCGGGATGCGGTCGCACGACTTCCGAGTTCTTCCAAGAACTTGCGAAAGTGGTGCAAAACCATGTGCGCGAACGCATGTCGGAATGGAAAGTCAGCCGACCCGGTGCCGAAAACATGACGCTCGCCGTCATGGGGTGCATCGTCAACGGACCCGGCGAATCCCGTCATGCAAATATCGGTATCTCGTTGCCGGGTACCGGTGAATCCCCCGCAGCGCCGGTTTTCATCGATGGTGAGAAGAAAGTGACCTTGCGCGGCGAAAACATCGCGGAAGAATTCATTGGCATCATCGACGACTACGTGGAAACGCATTACGCGCGCATCGTCGAGGCCTGA
- a CDS encoding DMT family transporter: MNRNFQAPLLMLASTVGFGLMAITIRLASKTEPTWEVAFFRNLFGGLAALPVIFMPLLRQRATPRELAAGVKSNQLGRYFIRCLIGVVSMFCGFWAIANLPLSQAIALAYSSPIFATIAAALLLGEKVRARRWMAVVIGFIGMLVIVRPWSHAFSIGALVAISAAVITAIVAIQIKQLTKNDTPNTIVFWTYAFWIPMSLVPALFVWHWPQGQAWIWLAASGILGTVGQLLWTRALDIGDVSALTPISFVQLPIVTFAGWALFGESMDGWTLGGAAIILSATAYISHREAKLARQNKSMQPSSGAEPGGN, translated from the coding sequence ATGAATCGCAACTTTCAGGCACCGTTGTTGATGTTGGCCTCGACGGTGGGATTCGGGTTGATGGCCATCACCATCCGCTTGGCGTCGAAAACCGAACCGACTTGGGAAGTGGCTTTCTTCCGCAATCTTTTCGGTGGCTTGGCCGCATTGCCAGTGATCTTCATGCCGTTGTTGCGACAGCGGGCGACGCCACGCGAACTCGCCGCTGGGGTGAAATCCAATCAGTTGGGACGCTATTTCATACGCTGTCTGATTGGCGTGGTCAGCATGTTTTGTGGCTTCTGGGCCATCGCGAATTTGCCGTTGTCGCAGGCCATTGCCCTCGCCTACTCATCGCCGATCTTCGCCACCATTGCGGCCGCGTTGTTGTTAGGCGAAAAAGTGCGGGCCAGACGCTGGATGGCGGTGGTGATCGGCTTCATCGGCATGCTCGTCATCGTTCGGCCGTGGTCGCACGCGTTCTCCATCGGCGCACTCGTGGCCATCAGTGCTGCCGTGATCACCGCGATCGTCGCCATTCAAATCAAGCAACTCACCAAGAACGACACGCCAAACACCATTGTGTTTTGGACCTACGCGTTCTGGATTCCGATGTCCTTGGTACCCGCGTTATTTGTTTGGCACTGGCCCCAAGGTCAGGCGTGGATTTGGCTCGCCGCTTCCGGTATTTTGGGCACGGTCGGACAGTTGCTCTGGACGCGCGCATTGGATATCGGCGACGTCTCCGCCCTCACACCGATCAGCTTTGTCCAGCTGCCCATCGTGACCTTCGCGGGCTGGGCACTGTTCGGAGAGAGCATGGACGGTTGGACGCTTGGTGGTGCTGCCATCATCTTGAGCGCAACTGCCTATATCTCACATCGTGAAGCCAAGCTGGCGCGGCAAAACAAGAGCATGCAGCCCTCCAGCGGCGCCGAGCCAGGCGGCAACTAG